From a single Caldalkalibacillus salinus genomic region:
- a CDS encoding phosphodiester glycosidase family protein, with protein MRTPKSFQTCIVLLIAFSMVFAYMPASAVIAASDSIKLQSDRTLSHGATHEVYSKEIDGQSVHFDVVRVDLTHDYIRVAPMYGDEISSRERVTSMTNKEDAVAGINASFFNMQNEGGTFGAVVRDGELISSPADVDGWNTFAILQNREAIIRELGFTGEIVAPTGNTFPLTGLNKTEYWSPDSPASNYSGTVHMFTSEWGSESRGAIEGYDELVEVEVTQGVVSDIRLNTSRTIPEDGYVLMGHGQGSTFLQENLDIGDTVDLQYNLTPENLDINQAVGANFLLVENGQVVPAMPEDSALQGKNSRSALGVTQDGQTLFMVSVDRSDVNPGVTLEQLASFLVDLGSHRAVNLDGGGSTSLAIKQPGHLQSTRVNTTSWERSVADALGIFNTAPKSTAKELQVSGPEVALLNESTTFQFNGYDLNYHPFSPEEVNWTVKDGTGQVNGKSVQWQEPGETFIQVEKDGVTASHSLLVIGPEQIADINVAPEDILMFPGQQQDLDVQIVLNNGKTYTFAANQLEWNTNGLGTMDGYSFTGDSSPGEGTIDISIVGKTKQIPVIIGYTFRDIQNHWAKESIEYLTEKGYASGLTASEFGPNRDLTRAELIVFLSRVMEWNIAETEQIVELDEDVPPYAEAAIKYAVHHDIIQGDHNGNIHAYNPISRMEMATILERILSSQETPPEEKQQTPIEQVYSDWDEVPEWAQEPVQYVTDRQIFGGADGQFKPRHNITRAEVVTVLVRAFFGDDSKEETMSGENDETTQEENDETTQ; from the coding sequence ATGAGAACACCGAAGAGCTTTCAGACATGTATCGTGCTGCTCATCGCCTTCAGTATGGTATTTGCTTACATGCCAGCTAGCGCAGTGATTGCAGCATCTGACAGCATCAAATTACAAAGTGATCGTACACTATCACACGGTGCCACACACGAGGTTTATAGTAAAGAGATTGACGGCCAATCCGTCCATTTTGATGTGGTGCGAGTGGACCTCACACATGATTACATACGTGTCGCACCTATGTATGGGGACGAGATAAGTAGTCGTGAGCGTGTCACATCGATGACAAACAAAGAAGACGCCGTTGCAGGCATTAATGCGAGTTTCTTTAACATGCAAAATGAAGGAGGTACGTTTGGTGCCGTTGTACGTGATGGAGAGCTTATTTCAAGTCCAGCAGACGTAGACGGTTGGAACACGTTTGCCATTTTACAAAACCGTGAAGCTATTATTCGAGAGCTTGGGTTCACGGGAGAAATCGTCGCACCAACGGGAAATACTTTTCCACTCACTGGTCTAAACAAAACTGAATATTGGTCACCAGACTCCCCGGCTAGTAACTACTCTGGCACGGTCCATATGTTCACATCCGAATGGGGAAGCGAAAGTCGTGGTGCGATTGAAGGCTACGATGAACTAGTAGAAGTAGAGGTGACTCAGGGTGTTGTCTCCGATATACGCTTAAATACGAGTCGTACTATTCCAGAAGATGGTTACGTTTTAATGGGACACGGACAAGGTAGCACCTTCTTACAGGAGAATTTGGATATCGGTGATACTGTTGATCTGCAATACAACCTGACACCTGAAAACCTTGATATCAACCAAGCCGTCGGTGCTAACTTCTTACTAGTAGAGAACGGACAAGTTGTACCCGCAATGCCTGAAGACAGTGCATTACAAGGTAAGAATTCAAGATCTGCTCTAGGTGTAACACAAGACGGACAAACCTTGTTCATGGTTTCCGTGGACCGTAGTGATGTGAACCCTGGTGTGACATTAGAACAGTTAGCATCATTCCTCGTTGACCTGGGGAGTCACAGAGCGGTAAACTTAGATGGTGGTGGCTCTACATCACTTGCGATTAAGCAACCCGGTCACCTTCAATCAACGAGAGTTAATACAACGTCTTGGGAACGTAGTGTTGCAGATGCGTTAGGCATTTTTAACACGGCTCCTAAAAGTACTGCTAAAGAATTGCAAGTTAGCGGTCCAGAGGTCGCTTTACTTAATGAAAGTACGACATTCCAATTCAATGGCTATGATCTAAACTATCATCCTTTCTCACCGGAAGAAGTCAATTGGACTGTTAAGGATGGAACAGGACAAGTAAACGGAAAAAGTGTGCAGTGGCAGGAGCCAGGTGAGACCTTCATACAGGTCGAAAAGGACGGTGTGACAGCCAGCCACTCACTTCTCGTGATTGGTCCTGAACAGATCGCTGACATCAATGTTGCACCGGAAGATATCCTCATGTTCCCAGGGCAGCAACAAGATTTAGACGTTCAAATTGTATTGAACAATGGAAAAACTTATACATTTGCTGCTAATCAGTTAGAGTGGAATACGAACGGATTGGGAACGATGGATGGGTATTCTTTTACAGGTGATTCTAGTCCTGGTGAAGGTACTATAGATATTTCTATTGTGGGTAAAACGAAACAGATTCCTGTCATCATCGGATACACGTTTAGAGATATTCAGAATCACTGGGCTAAGGAGAGCATCGAGTATCTAACCGAAAAAGGCTATGCGAGCGGGTTAACAGCTAGCGAATTTGGCCCGAACCGAGACCTTACGAGAGCAGAGCTCATCGTCTTTTTATCGCGCGTAATGGAATGGAATATCGCAGAAACGGAGCAAATAGTTGAGTTAGATGAGGACGTTCCTCCTTATGCGGAGGCTGCTATCAAATACGCTGTTCACCATGATATTATCCAAGGTGACCATAACGGAAATATACACGCTTATAACCCTATTTCTCGCATGGAGATGGCCACCATTCTAGAACGTATTCTTTCATCCCAAGAAACGCCTCCGGAGGAAAAGCAACAAACACCTATAGAACAGGTATATTCAGACTGGGATGAAGTCCCTGAGTGGGCACAAGAACCCGTCCAATATGTCACTGATCGCCAGATATTCGGTGGCGCAGACGGTCAATTCAAGCCCCGACACAACATCACGCGTGCTGAAGTTGTCACTGTGTTAGTCAGAGCTTTTTTCGGGGATGATTCAAAAGAAGAAACAATGAGCGGTGAAAATGACGAAACAACCCAAGAAGAAAATGATGAAACAACTCAATAA
- a CDS encoding FAD-dependent oxidoreductase, whose protein sequence is MKKFLVMSLACLLLIPATIFGGWKVIEWKALHDLSGQNINVQPYEKNITEKTYDVIVVGGEPEGVAAAVSAARNGSKTLLIEHRDGLGGLMTYGMLNFIDYDQDKNGDIANAGIFKEWHQLVGEKDVFDIEVAKDAFLYLVQQEENLTLSLNTKLKDVKLAGDGNRLEGVIVEDENGEHTYTARRFIDATQDADLAVLAGAPYFVGGADIGVEDRKMAVTLMIHLDNISWEGVAYAVATSQFGPAKMNPVAAWGFVDLHHMYTPKEPGTRLRGLNIARQSDRSVYINALHIFDVDGLDSASKAEGIERAKRETEHIVDYLRAEFPGFKNATIASYPDELYVRETRHILAEYQLPITDVWENKDHWDRIGFGAYPVDIQATSVNDYGYIVTDPIQYAIPFRSLVPLDVDGLLVASKASGYSSLAAGSARIIPTGMTAAEAAGVAASLSLEQDISFRDMMDEEKLIQKLQKTLQEQGALVYPYSIDYAYKGEWYYPSIQTMLMYGLISGGHDNDLRVDEPMSELAFVNLITNGFQRINSDLYRQHERGLSDIHLMAQKDQTPITRDQFARFLLTVQGHSREGDAWQRVMDQPDVLDTTIIDRLDENREITRKEGYYLLARIFDLLENESFPTNHTE, encoded by the coding sequence ATGAAAAAGTTTTTAGTGATGTCATTAGCATGTCTTTTACTCATTCCAGCCACCATTTTTGGTGGCTGGAAAGTCATTGAATGGAAAGCATTGCATGACCTTAGTGGTCAAAATATCAATGTACAGCCCTACGAAAAGAACATAACTGAAAAAACGTACGATGTGATTGTGGTTGGCGGTGAACCTGAAGGCGTGGCTGCTGCTGTCTCTGCAGCAAGAAACGGGTCAAAAACCCTCTTAATTGAACACAGAGATGGATTAGGTGGCTTGATGACTTACGGCATGCTCAATTTTATTGACTATGATCAAGATAAAAACGGAGATATAGCCAATGCGGGCATTTTCAAAGAGTGGCACCAACTCGTTGGAGAAAAGGATGTCTTTGATATTGAAGTTGCAAAAGACGCTTTTCTATATTTAGTCCAACAAGAAGAGAACTTGACCCTGTCTTTAAACACTAAACTGAAAGACGTAAAATTGGCAGGTGACGGGAACCGTCTTGAAGGAGTTATAGTAGAAGACGAGAACGGCGAACACACTTATACAGCCCGTCGGTTTATTGACGCTACTCAAGATGCGGACTTGGCTGTCCTAGCCGGTGCCCCGTATTTTGTAGGGGGAGCTGATATAGGTGTAGAAGATAGAAAAATGGCTGTCACACTGATGATTCACCTTGACAATATCAGTTGGGAAGGGGTGGCTTACGCTGTGGCCACTAGTCAGTTTGGCCCAGCTAAAATGAACCCTGTTGCCGCATGGGGATTTGTTGATCTCCACCACATGTACACCCCTAAAGAGCCAGGGACACGTTTACGTGGCTTGAATATTGCCAGACAAAGTGATCGCTCGGTCTATATTAATGCTTTACATATATTTGATGTTGACGGTTTAGATTCAGCCTCCAAAGCAGAAGGTATTGAACGTGCTAAACGCGAAACTGAGCATATTGTTGACTACCTCAGAGCAGAATTCCCAGGGTTTAAGAACGCAACCATCGCTAGCTACCCGGATGAATTATATGTTAGAGAAACACGACATATTCTCGCAGAGTACCAGCTCCCTATTACTGATGTTTGGGAAAATAAAGATCATTGGGATCGTATCGGCTTTGGCGCTTATCCCGTGGATATCCAAGCAACGTCTGTAAATGACTACGGTTATATTGTGACAGACCCTATACAATATGCGATTCCTTTTCGCTCCTTAGTCCCCCTTGATGTTGATGGGTTGCTTGTGGCTAGTAAGGCTTCAGGTTATTCCTCCTTAGCTGCCGGGAGTGCAAGAATTATACCGACAGGCATGACTGCCGCTGAAGCTGCAGGGGTTGCTGCTAGTCTATCGCTAGAACAAGACATCTCGTTTAGAGACATGATGGATGAGGAAAAACTGATACAAAAACTACAGAAAACACTACAAGAGCAGGGTGCCCTTGTTTATCCTTACTCTATTGATTATGCTTATAAGGGAGAATGGTACTATCCAAGCATTCAAACGATGTTGATGTACGGCCTTATTTCGGGTGGTCACGACAATGACCTTCGTGTAGATGAACCTATGAGTGAACTGGCGTTTGTCAACCTCATCACAAACGGGTTTCAACGTATTAACTCAGATTTGTACCGTCAACATGAACGGGGTTTAAGTGATATACACTTAATGGCACAGAAAGATCAAACACCAATTACGAGAGATCAATTTGCACGTTTCCTGCTCACTGTTCAGGGTCACTCTAGAGAGGGTGATGCGTGGCAACGTGTCATGGATCAACCAGATGTGTTGGACACGACCATCATCGATCGTCTTGATGAAAACCGTGAAATAACACGCAAAGAAGGTTATTATTTGCTAGCCCGTATCTTTGACCTACTCGAGAACGAAAGCTTCCCTACGAACCATACTGAATGA